The Mycobacterium avium subsp. avium genomic sequence GGAACGCACTGCCGAACGCGGGAACGAAGTCGAGCTCGAAGTGCGGCTGTCCCTCCGGCGAGAAGGGGTCGAGCCCGCCGTTGGCGGCCTTGGCCTCACGGTAAATCGGATCCCGGTCCAGGTATTCGTCGACGCGGGGGAAGCCGATCATCTCCAGCAGACCGGAGCCCAGCGGACCCTGGTGGTCCTTTTGGTAATCGGCAACGGCGGAGTCGTGCTTCGGACCGGGGCGCAGGTAGTCGTCGATGGCGTAGCCCTCCTTGATCCGCAGCACGAACGGGACGCCCGGGTGATCGAACAGGTGCTGGCCGACATGGCGAGAATCGACGACCACGGGGATGCCGTGCTTGGCCAGCTCGCGTCCCGGGCCGATACCGCTGAGCATCAACAGCTTCGGGCTCTCGAAAACACCCTGGGAGAGGATGACCTCCCGGTTGGCGTAGAAGCTGCGCTCGGTGCCGGAGGCGTCGATGACGGTCACACCCTTGCAGGTGCGGTCGGCATAGTCGATGATCAGCCGCTTGGACCGAACCTCGGGCAGGATCGTGATGTTGGGCCGGTCCTTCACGAACAGGTAGCTGCCGGAACGCACACCCCGATAGATGGTGCTGACCGCGTGGGTGAGGCCGTTCATCTCACCGTCGTAGATGTTCTCCGTCACCGGCAGGCCCCGCGACTTCCACGCCTGCGCGACGACGTCGCGGAAGGGCTGCAACTCGGGGATGTTGTTGTGCGAGATGGGCAGCGGACCGCCGGCGCCGATCCGCTTCATGTCGGGCGAGAACGTCCCGTGGTCGTCGTGATAGGTGGCGCTCTTGCGCAGGTAGGGAAGCAGCGGCTGCCAGGTCCATTCCGGGCCACCGTATTCCGCCCACCGGTCGTAGGTCGGCTTGCAGCCGGGAATCCAGCTGAAGTAGTTGGCCGCGGAGCTGCCGCCGAGGATCTTGCCCCGGGTCTCCTGCTTGTCGATGCGCTGCCAGACGCCACGGTCGACGAACTTGGCCAGGTAATCCCAGTCGTA encodes the following:
- a CDS encoding GMC family oxidoreductase, whose product is MSHAQPNVADGAHFDFVVVGGGTAGNVVAGRLAENPNVSVLVVEAGVGNPWELDGVNTPGTAMELRHSPYDWDYLAKFVDRGVWQRIDKQETRGKILGGSSAANYFSWIPGCKPTYDRWAEYGGPEWTWQPLLPYLRKSATYHDDHGTFSPDMKRIGAGGPLPISHNNIPELQPFRDVVAQAWKSRGLPVTENIYDGEMNGLTHAVSTIYRGVRSGSYLFVKDRPNITILPEVRSKRLIIDYADRTCKGVTVIDASGTERSFYANREVILSQGVFESPKLLMLSGIGPGRELAKHGIPVVVDSRHVGQHLFDHPGVPFVLRIKEGYAIDDYLRPGPKHDSAVADYQKDHQGPLGSGLLEMIGFPRVDEYLDRDPIYREAKAANGGLDPFSPEGQPHFELDFVPAFGSAFQWQYPAPPEGDHITVMVDLVRPAYDGGEVTLNSTDPFMQPNINLNYLSNELDIIALREGIRLAYDILTKGDGFKDLVISQYPWDMPLHSDELMRTSIQDRVQTSYHPCGTNRLSKNIDQGVVDPKLKVHGVNKLRVVDASVFPIIPDCRIQNTVYMVGEKGADAIKADHTDLYK